The window TAAGTCGAGACAAGTCAAGATTGGATCAGCCGAACAGCCTCATCTCCCTCTTTCTGCGTTTGTCTTTTTTGAGTCAAATGCTAATGCATCCAAAATTAACGGGCCAGATTTTTGTCCTTTCTTGTTTTCGCCCATCCGTACTGCCATTCACATGGGCCGTAGAAGTAGCCGGCCCAATTACGATGCCATGTGGGAAGTGTAAACCCTAGCCCACCATATCCGCAATCTCCACTGAATACATCGATCAGAACCGTCGATGCATCAACGATCCAATCTCGACCGTTCACCTTCGAAACCGGAGGATACTTAACCCCTGCTAGCGCCGCCTGCTAGGGTTTCTTCCCTTCGTAGTTGCGCCGTCCCCTCCCATCCCCAGCACCCCACCTCCGAAGCTCTCGGCTCCGGCGGCAACGGCGAGATGGTGAAGGGGCGCACTGGGCAGCGCGTGAGGCTCTACGTCCGGGGCACCATCCTCGGATACAAGAGGTGAGTTCCCTCTCCCCCACTCCAATCGATCGCCCCCAGCTTGCTCCTCCACCGCGCTGCGACTCACGGGACGGTGGCGGGCGGTGGTTGACGCAGGTCCAAGTCGAACCAGTACGAGAACACGTCGCTGGTGCAGATCGAGGGGGTGAACACCAAGGAGGACGTCGCGTGGTACTGCGGCAAGCGGATGGCGTACATCTACAAGGCCAAGACCAAGAGCAGCGGCACCCACTACCGCTGCATCTGGGGCAAGGTCACCCGCCCGCACGGCAACTCTGGCGTCGTCCGCGCCAAGTTCAAGTCCAACCTGCCGCCGGAGTCTATGGTGAGCTACTGAGCTGGACCGCCCTCCCCATGCAATATTTGGGTTCCTGCTCGGCACTTTTGTGTTCTGAGCTAATTCTGTTGTGGTGTTTATGTTGTTGCAGGGGCGCAAGGTCAGAGTCTTCATGTACCCCAGCAGCATCTAAAGGTTAGTATCAAATGCATTTCACTCAACTTTCTGTTATGGACCGAGTATGCTGTTTCTTGCCTATAAGCGTCAGAATGGACTTGTGCCGGCTGTTTATTTTTGTGTGTAGCAGTCAGCTATTATTCATCAATGATTAACATTGTCATAGTTGAGCGACCTGAATCTTGTTGAATACCTTGAACCTATCTGGTAGTGACTTGCGTTGTATCCTGAGCAACTTGTATAGTTTGGTAAGGATGTAAATATTCTAAATGATCCTTTTGCTGACAGTGGTGCCTTGTGCATAACTGTGATTGAGCATCATAAGAAAATATAGTGTCATCCTATATTTCTTAATGCAGTGATGAGTTTGTTTCATGTAGTTGCACCCTGCCCAATTAAGGATTAGTTGATTATTACTTGGGCTTGTTTTCAAATGTGCACCACTGAATAATGAAGCTAACCAACGTCATTTTAAGAGAGCCTTTTATTTTGTATTTCTAAAATTGCATTGGTGCCACATTGCTGGAAAAAAAGTGTTCAAAGAGACAGCTTACAGCTATTTCTGTGCCCATGAATAGGACTTTACTGAAAGTCATTGGTGTGGTAGTCATTAACCAAGTGAAAAATCACAATAGCTGGCTTGTTTGGTTAGGATGGAAGACATTTACATTTTGATGTTTTTTAATCATATTTTCATTCATTTGTGCCCTTAACTTCACCATTTCATAGGCAGGACTCTTTCAGGCTAAACTCATTCTAATTTCATTTCCATGATTTGTGCTGTATTCTGACTGCTGAACAGAGTCAgaatgacctttttgcctttCTTCTCCAATGCATTTGTTTAGTTATTGAATATGAAGTTCTCAGGAAATGTACTTCCCTGACTATCTGTTCTTGCCATCACTAAATGTTTTGTGTGCAAATTATCCTGCAAAGATTTTCTCAATATAATCACACATTCTTTTTTTTCCGCTACTAATCCATGTATCTTCCAATGCAGATAATTTCAAGATGTGGAGGATTGTGCTTATCTGCTAGGTTGTCTTGAGCTAAAAAGTTCCTTGTAAGGGGTCTGTTCAGGTTAAGAGTTAGCGACATGAACTGTCTATTTGAGAACCATTTGAAGTTCTCCCTGGTTTTGGTGTTGTGGGCCTAAATCTTATATGGAGTTGAAGTTGGAACTGAAAGTAATTTGTCATGTTTTGTTCGTAGCCCACATTGCATCAGTTGTCGGGTTCTTAATCAGTTATTGACCAAAAGGCTATGCCGGCACAAACAAATTTGtgtttttgaaattcaaaaggaCCCAAATTTGAGTCCGAGGGTCGCACTACAATACTAGTATATTTTTTTGTCGAGGTTATTACAATAAGATATCTTCGAAGCGGGTGTAGCCCGAGCTGTGAAGAGCGGGCGATGTTGAGATGTGGCGGCAACCAACAGGGCCATCTCTCCAACTGCACTCAAGGTACCCCATTTCGTGATCAAAGCACCATTTCCCCACTCTAATCACCATGCGAGGTAAGCGGCGCGACCATCAATCAATCATAATGGGCCAACGTGATCCTCAGGGGGAACTGCTAACGGTAAGTGGGGTAGCTGCACAACATTTATGCTAGCTAATGACGGCAAAAAACCACAAAGGTGATGTTTATACACAAACACCGCACAAACTCATGGAACAGGCCGTCACAATCTGCAACTCATGGACGTCCAAAGGATCCCATGCGCATGCACGTCATCAATACAACAGCAACTCAATGAGACGTATGGACCTTTTCATGCTAGTATACTACAGAGAGTAGGAAGACAGGTAGTTAAGGTTTTCATGTACATGCGGCTGCCAAAAACTATCAGCTCATGGCTCCTGTTTTAGTATGATATTCATGATGCCTATGGGAGTCTTTGGCTGATAATGCTCATCGGTGTCTACTTCTTCAATCTCCTGTTTGTGTGAACAAACAGACAAAAATAAAGTAAGTACAAGTTGATTTATTGAACTTAAACGAAAACATGTAAACAGGCCAGGCACATGCACATGTCCATACTCCATACGAGATAACCATTTCAACATGGTCAGGCTAATATCCCCATATAAGTTGGCATATTAGACACATACTGGTATATAAAACTTAGAAAACACAGGTTATAAAGTTTCTGGGAGAAAATCACAGCCATAATGAACATTTATTACTGGTTCGGTGAGTAAAGGAACCACTGAGCACAAAAGAATGACTGGAAACCGGAAAATATGTTCTAGTTTAATACTCAAGGCAAACAACTGAAGAAAGCTTCCAGAGAGAATTTCAGATAAGTACCTGAACAATATCTTCTCCCTTGATGACTCGCCCAAATACAACAAGCTTGTCATTCAAATCAGGAATTGGGGCAGTCGTGATAAACAAATCAAATCCTTTGTTATTAGGATTCTTAGCAGTCCCAATCATAAATGCCTCGTGCTCTGGACTGCAAAACCGCAGAATCTTTTTGTTAATGTGTTATGTTAAAGAAATTGCTACTGTAAAATATCTGGTCTAGAAAAAACAAGATCCATGATAGCTATGCACTATTAAGGAACCAGACCTGAGATCATTCTTCCCACTGGCTTTAGCTTTTGTTATCCATTCTTGGGCAGCTCCATCAAAATCGAAATCACCACCTTGAATCACAAAATTTTTTATGATGTGGCGGAATGGCATTCCTTTGAAGTGATTACTCTTGCTGTGCCACAGGATCAATGTCAGTTGATATATAAAGTGTTAATATATTGATAGTTTATATTGAAAACCCCTTAACTTAGTGGTAGCATTTCACACTTGCATTAAAAACTGCCACGACTACATGCCGTGTCGTTACCTAGTTTATCATTACAACCAAAATTGTTCATAGGTTAACGACAGATTCAAACTGAGCACATTAATTGCCAATTAATTAACAGTGTTAAGACTTGTTTTTCCTGTCAGGGATCATGCAAGCGCTTTCCAAGCTGAATTTTATGTTTCAGATATGATTGAATATAAATCCTATACGGATCTTAGTCCAAATTGCTGCAGGCTAGCAGGTACTGTTCGATCCATCAAATTTAAAAAGGTATACTTCATACTTATAGGCCACGTTGCATATTTGTAGTTATTGCATATTTGTAGTGCACAGATCGACCACTCTTAAATTTTCAAATATTTATTATGCTAAAGTTATTTTAAACTTTGAATCTTCCAAACTTCTGTGGATTAACCATATATGGTGAATATGTCAAGCTAAGTCCTTTTTAACCAACAACGTACACCTATATTACAATTTCTAGTGCTTACCATAAGTTGATGAATCTATCCACAACATCAGCAGAAGCATCTTTGTATATTTCTATAGTAATTGGGCCTTTGCCAGTGTTCATTACCTGGAGAAAAAGTTAGGCAGTGGCATTATGCTTCTATCCAAATCAAAGATGGTCAGCTGCAGTAACTCAGGTGGTAAAAATACTTCATAGTGCAGAGCATTATTGCAACAAAAATTTGTAAGGCAGTCATTTGCTTGGGCTTCACACACAAGGCCATGTCTCTATGCTACAAGAAATTAAGTAAAGTTGTTTTCCCATGCACAAATTTATAAATTATCAGcagaaaaatattttcttataGAAATTTCAAAGGGTTATCATGCATGAAGAAAATAAATCATGACTTTATTCAGCCCAGCAACTTATAGTGCACATTTATAGGAAACCTGTCTCCAAGATATACCCAAGtgataattaaataataaatcaaCATATATGAACTGATCAGAAATTGAGTTGAGAAGAGAGAACAGAAAAACTTACTGCATATCCTGGTCTACTTGTCATTTTTGAATCATCTGGTCTCACAGCAAGCTTGAAGTCATAAAAATCCACAAGAGAAACAATCACGAGTTTGATCATTTGAAGTACAATGTCCCTTAAATCAATAATACTTTATCAAATCAATTTTATTAAGTATTCAAGTCATCTTCATTAGCTGTTTCATTTTGTCGCAAATGaacatagtcacttggataagTTAAACCACAGATAGACAATTACAATACCAAGCATATTATCACTAGACAAAGATATAAAGTAGAAAAATAATCCAAGGAAAAAAATAGATAATGCATGTCAGCTACATAAATAAGGTATACCTACTTGCAGTTTGGTAAGCATAAGTCAAGAATAGCACAGTTGCATAAAAAAGATTGTGTGGTTGCATAAGGTACCTCAGCTTGATGAAGATCCATTTCAATGTCTTGGGCTGACCTGCAGTTGAACAATCACGAAAAAGATTGGCATGAGCATAGTTCATCGCCACGAAGTGTAGTATTGACTAGATTAGGTATGCTCGGGACACCgaatagcaaaataaataaaaatgaagGATGCAGGAAGGGACACTAACCTTTGATGCCAATGCCTGTAAGTGGCATAGAGGGATAGCACAACCAAGACGACAATCAGGTTCCATGTGATGATAGTTGAGTAACTGATTCGAGACGGAGCCTTCTTCGTTTTGCTTTGAATGAGCAGTTGCTTGGGCTTTATCCTCGCCATCTGCTACTCGTGCAGGTTAACAGGTCTATCTAGGAACTTGGAAGCTCCCTTGTCTAGGAGTTGAAAAGATAAAAGTTTGAGTAATAGCAAGAGAACAGAAAGAAAAAACAGCTCGAAATCTGCAATCAGACTATGATATTCCGAGCAATGCAAAAAGAGGCCACATTTTGAAGAACATGGGAAAGACTCTGCGTAATTAAGCATGGCTTCGAATAACCCTGTTACCAGAGATATCTAAAGCACAACGCCAGGGTGACAGGGTCGGACCCAGCCACCAAGCATAGGACATGGGTGTAAACTCGATATTTTTTCAAACAAAATCGAATGTTTTTAAACAAAATCGAAGTTAGTAGGTAATATATTGTAACTATatcagatccgaatacaaatagctttgttagggtttggggtccTCCGTTTCGCAAAGCAGAAGGGAAGAGAAGGGAAGAGAAGGGGCGGGGCACACCTGGTggatgctcgtcgccggcaaagaACCGGGTGAAGACGTGACGaatggcgccgccgcttgcccagtcgtcgccgccagGAAAGGAAGAGTGGAAGACCAAGGGAGGAGAGACAGAGAGGGCCAGAGGGGAAAGGGGGCAAGAAACAGAGATGAGCCTGACTGCCTGAGGGGCAAGGGCCGAGGGGACCCTGGAGGCTGGTAGCTTCCAGGCAACGTCCGTGATTCAACTAATCGCCACTCAGGCCAGTCTACGCCTTGTTTAATTGCtcccataattttttttaaaatgatttttttacatttaagtattaaacataaattaattataaaactaattatagaactcgtctgtaactacgagacgaatttattaaaactaaCCAATATGTTATTAGCACATGtgtactgtagtaatttagtatctaatcatagcctaactaggctcattagattcgtctcgcaatttacaagcaaactatataatttattttttatttcatctagatttaatactccatgcatataagattctatttcgatgtgatagttttggaattttggatttTGCAATTAAACAAGGGCCTAGTGTACAATTTTGTGTCATATACTAGTAAttattggccgtgtttggtttctaCATTGATTTTTACGTGCACGTTTCCCGAGAAGagaatctcacatgcatggggtactaaatgaagtctactttcaaaactttttcagatatgtgtgtaacttttcgagacgaatctaatgatggtaattaattgatcatttgctacagtgatgttacagtaaccattctctaatcacacgatcaaatgcctcattagattcgtctcgcgatttacacggggttgtggaggtggttttgtaattagactttatttaatactctaaattagtggtcaaaggacCAAAAAGTTTTCGCGGAAATTTTTACACGGCCATTTAGATTGGGAATTCGAAACTAAGTAATTATGTTAGATGAGTTTTATAGTGATAAAATTTTTCTCATATTCCATAAAATTCTATCCTTCTCTCTACTTACAATATTAGCAAAACTGAtgatatttaatactctaaaacCCTCCATGAAATCTTCATTGAGACTAGCCTCATGCCGTCATACTTAAGCTATTGTTGATTAATAAGCTGTTGGTAATTTTGTTTATGATGGAATATTTTTACTCGCAAAAATAGAAACACAAAAAGCATATACTAGGCAGCAAATTATGTGCTAGAAACGAGTATCGAGTAAATTAATAGCTATGTAATGTTCCTCGTTCCTAATCCTATGTAGAAGCTTGCAAAATGTCAAGAATAACAACGTCAAAGGAAATGTTATCCTAAAAATGATGAAggttgttttgaaaaaaaaagatgaaggaCATATGAAAAAAGCCAGAGATTAGTAGTGATACTTGACCAAATGTTCCACCACTGTCACTAGTCATCAACTCATTATTGTCTGTAACTAGGAGGGGTATTCGGATGAGTCTGGCGAGTTGTTTCTAGGAAATGCCATTCGACTAGTTTTATTAATTTGAAAAATAGTCAGCCTGTGTCGGATGGTTGATTTTGGCGGGCtcatttactgtagcaaacgaTCTTGAGAGAGCCCCTGTACTGTGGCAACTGTTTCTTGCAGAGGCTTAACGACCTACGGTGAGGCATAACATCGTTCATAGCATGTCTATAACTCTTATAAAAAACTCCCCGCTACAACTCATTAATTGCTATTTTTCTTAACATGCAAGCTATTCACGTCATCACAAAATTTCCACCATTAGATTGCCATGAAATCTTTATACCGGTCCATCCATCTGAAAGGCAACAGACTCATGCTTCCTTTCATCTCCTGAAATCAAATTTTAAGCGTTACTCAACAACTAATGCTTCCACTTAGCTGATGCCTTAAAAGGCTGTACTATCCTCGGTAGCTAAAAAGATCGGGTCCAACTTTATTTATTGCAGTTCTATGTTAGTTTCTCAATAATTTAAATTTTCATTCCATAGAAAACCGCGTATGTATCATGCTCAGTTATTTATCAAGTTAAATTAAATTTATAGAATAATCTACCTTCGTGTAAAAAAAGACCAACTCTTAACTCTCTCCTGACTAAATCTGAAAATCACAATTAAAAATTATATAGAACATCCTGCGGCAACGCGCGGAGTATTCACCTAGTTTGAATGAAATACATGATTTTTTCGAATAAAATCTTCCTTAGAAAGCCAAATTAGCTATCTTATTGGATAACACATGGGAGCCTCGTTGAGGCCCATTGGTAAATATTGCTGCGAAACATGACAGTGGGCCGTAAACAGTGAGCCTGCTTTTGGCCCAAACTCTTCTACTCTTGGTCTCGCGGACCCGCCGTCTGGGTGCCGTGCTCTCCGTCGCCATTTGTTCCTCCTTCGCGCCCGCCCGCTCAAAAAATCCCCCACCTGCATCAACCGAGCATGGCGGAGGAGCAGATGGAGGAGGCAtccacggcagcggcggcggccacgccgTTCCAGCTCCAGTTCGACAAGCCCATCCCGTTCCAGGTCTCGTTTCCGCTCCCTCCCCTGCCTCTCCTCTCTGCATAGCCAAACGCTGTGTGTGCGAGCTCGTGGCGTGGCGATGCTTAACCAACAGTTGCAACCCGTACCATGTCTTCGAAATAGTGCGCCGTCGCTCTGGTTCAGGCAGTCAAGGGTAATGCCTAGTTCACGAGAAAGCGCGGCTGGATCGGGTGGGTCCTCGGGTTGCGGCAACTAGCGTTTCGTGCGTGCCAACTGTTTGCTATAATTCCTGTGAGGTTAGACCGGATCTTACTCTCACTGCGCCGGTTGAGAGAGGGATGTTTCTGGGGTTTAGTGGAAGCTGGTTGGTCTGAACTCTGGATGAGTCGCGAGGTGCCATTTTACTGGTATGGAGCACTGATTTCAGTTTTGAATGCTAATTTTTGTTGGCAAATATACTTTCGTATTGTAATGTTTGCCCCATCGTCATGCTTAATATGTCTCATTTCTCTTATATCCTGTTCATTATTCAGTACTTAGTAATCCTTCAGTAACAGAGAAGTTAATAGCAAGTGCACATATCAGACAGTTGCTGATGCTGAATTTCATTACCTGTCACTTTGTGTACATTTATGTAGTCCAGAATTGATAGAGGACATCGAAATTCACATTTTCCATTGTTTCTTTGTTCCTGCTTATTAATTTATGCTAAACGAGGCATTAGGTACTGATGTGCCCATGTTTCACTACTCGTAGATAAAAATGGCAGAATGGAATCCAGAGAAGGATCTGCTTGCTATGGTTACTGATGACTCCAAGGTTCTCCTCCATCGCTTCAATTGGCAAAGGCTATGGACAATCTCTCCAGGTTGCTCCACGGCGCTCATTTTATCTCTCTCCATTTGCCTCCTTCTACTTATCTTTTCAATCAGTACACACAATGTCAGTGCACATTCTGTTCCTGTATAGCATTGTAATTTGTAGTTAAAGTGGTTATATCTGCTTTGAATGTTCAAAAGGTAGTGAGAACTGAGATATTTTAATTTTTCAGGGAAGTGCATCACATCTATTTGCTGGAGCCCTGATGGTAAAATAATAGCACTTGGCACAGAAGATGGTTTGGTTCTTTTGCATGATGTTGAGGTGTGTATGTGAATGATAAATAAAATCTCTCGATCCTTTTTGTGTCTTATATGGACATTTGTTCATACTTCATAATAACCTGATCCAGTCATCTATTTGCCCTTTACAAACGAACTATTAGCAGACAATTCTTGGGACACAGACTCCAAGGAATTCTTTCCCAACTATGTTTCTAATGGAGGCATTTGAATACTGGCTATACTCATTGCGTTTGCCACACAGGATCACCCAATCACATACACTTGGGGCTCTCGCAGCAGCCACTACTTGATCATCTATACAGATTATCAAGACCTCACTTTTCTGATAAACTTCTCCTTTTGTTCTCTTGAAATGAAATAttcccctttttttttcaagaTGCTCTCTGTGTATATTGCATCCTCTGCACTCTGCAGGGCTAGTTTGTTCTTGTTCCAGCTAGCCACGAACTGCGTATATTGCAAGGAACTTTTACAAATCTACTGCCTCATTCAACAAATAGTCAGCAATAGGCAATCCTAATCTTTTCTTTGACCACCTTCCACTGACTAGTTTTCTTTTCATAGGATGAAAGCACTGGAAAAATGATTTGATTGACACTATAACTCTGCCTACATGGAGAGGTAGAGGTGATTGATTGGCACTATAATCACAGGGCAATCTATCCAGTTTTGTTAAATTTTCTCAAATTCATAACTTGCTGAAATCATTGGTAGTGTTTGTTGTAATATCTTATACTCCCTACCAGCTTTCATTGAGTACAAGATCTATTTATGTTTGGAATGCTGCCCAGCTTCCATTTTTAGTTACTCTTGAATATAAACTCTCATGCTATCAAGATCTACTTGTTACTTTTCTTTTACATTGTCACTTTGTGCATTTATAACTGAAGGGAAAGCTTATTGCAGAATGGGAAGATGCTAAGAACTATAAAGTCCCACGATGTTGCCATTGTATGTTTGAACTGGGCAGAAGATGATCTACTATCAACGGTACACTATTGCCTTTCTCAtattgctatatatatatatatatatatatatatatatatatatatatataataccaTCCCATAAACGTCATAGAGTAACTCATGTGGCTTGTAGTCGTGAAATGTTCAGTCATCCATGAATTCAGctctaattaaaattaattcaAGTCTCTACTGAAAAGTTCTCATTACTTACTCTTCTGTTTTATTTCAGCCTGACAAGGATGATTTTTTACCCTATGAAGACCGCACCGCTCGTTTCTTTCCTCCTGCTCCTGTGATGCCTAGGATAGGTGGATTAAGTTCTGGAGATACTGGTCTTGCGGATGAAAATGAAGAAGCCATTCCACAATTTTGTAGTGCTTCCTGTCAGCGTTTTAACATCCTATGCAGTGGTGGTAAAGATGGTTGCGTTTGCTTCAGCATTTTTGGAATATTTCCTGTTGGAAAGATAGTAAGTAAATGAATGAGACTCAGTGTTGGAATATTTTTGGAATACCCAGTGCTCCCCCTAATTTGAActcaataaaaaataatttgtcCCTGAGACCTTTGTATCGTAAACAGGAAACATGATACAAACAACATGGAACGGTTCTTCTGGCAAGCTTTTCTACAAAATTGCATTCATACTGTAGGTGTGCATTAATGCAGTTGAACAGTTCTAGCGCATCGTTTTTGCTTACTCCCTCTGACCCTCCATCCTAATATATAAGGCAAAAACACTTTTTACTCAAGTCCTATAATATAAGGCACTCTCTCTCTAGACACACGTACATAGATGCAGTAATATTAGTGTTGATAGAGAGAATTAAAGACGTTCCTTGTTCTTTGAACCAGAGGTGGTTACGCCTTATATacagggacggagggagtactattcTTTCTGTTCAATCATGCTGTACCATGGGGACAAGACAGTTACATAATTTTTTTGCTATGTTCAGTAAGGTGTTATTGTCATGCTTTGAAGTTGGCAACTTGACATccagaaatatttttttgttaggATGCCCATTTTAAGCAAAGCAAGCTGAAATTCTGCTCTGAAGTCTTTTAGGCTTGATTATTGTTATCAATGGCTGACCCACCATACATCAGTGTCCTGCAAAACCAACAAGTGTTTGGTGTCATCATGGATAATGCTTACGCAGCTAAGAAAAAAATACTCGTAGTATTTTTAAAAGTGTCATCACTATTCAGTATTAAGTATTTAAACTTTGAACTTATTCACAAAATGCTGGAAATACCCCTGATTGTTGTAAATGATGGTCTGGTGGTGTAACATGGTAGGAGTAGTGACGTTTCATATCTTTTATTCATTTAGCTTTTATCTAAATTTCTGTGTAATCTCAAGGGCTGACTGTATGGACATTTCAACCGCTGCTGCCTAATTCTTTTGTGTTATTTTTTTATGAATATTATCCTGTTCAAGGCTCTATGAATCAGTAGCTTTATGCCTTGACATTTCAGAACATAAATAAGATTCCAATCATTGTTGAATCCTCTGGAAAAAAGAATTATCAACTCCAGGATGCTTCAGTAAGCAAGGTAATTAATTATTAGTATCCAATGCACATCTTAATCTGCTACATATGAGATGCAGTGTACTTCCGTTTAAGAAAAAAAGAGATTCTGTGAACTTATTTTCTTCTTATATCAGGTCTCTTTATCAAGAAACCTCCAGAAATTGGTTCTTCTGTGCTACGGAAAGTTGATTGACACCGAAAACCTTTCTCACAACTGTAATACTGCTGGATTACATTGTCTCTACCTAGATACATCTATCTTTTTCAACCGGTAATGACATAACCGTTTCATTGAATTTTACTTGCTTGTTCAGAAACCATATATCGTTGTTGTATGCTGACTTCTAAACTAAGATCCACATTTAGTGCTAGAATTACCTTATCTTTTGATGGTCTCATTCACTCGCTTTACAAACCACAATTCAGCTCTTTATAGACAGGTGCAAATATTCATTACTAAAAACATACCAAAAGTATTTTGTTACTATTTTTTTTGTAACGGATCTTAACTCTTGTTCTGGGTGTCAACTTCTGCTTATTATTGTCATGTACTAAAATTTGTATTTTACCATCCATAAATGCTGTAAAGAAAAAATGAGCTGCATCAGGTGTCCCAACAAGCATCGAGTATTCAAGATCTGGTTGAAGTTGTCCGTGCTTCCATATCTTTGATATCCAAACAATGGTCAAGTGCTATGAATTTATTTCATGAGAAATTTAGGGCCTTGCCCAATCTGATAGCTGCACATGGTATGATTGGTTTCTCTTCAACCATAGCCATCAGGAAATCCATACCTTCATTCTGTCTCCACAATCGGAAGTTTCTAACATGAAAATTTCTACCTACTTACAGGAGTGGAATCTAGTTCCGAGGATGAATTTCTAAGCCTTTTGTTTGGGACACGAACAAGTCCAGCACTTCACCAATTTTTAGCGAGTTCACTTGGCGAAGCAGTAATTTTTGCTACTACTACAAATTTTGTAGCTTAGCTTCTGAGTCAATCTGCCTGAATTGTCATTTCATATGTGGGTAGGGTCTCAAGAGGATAGCCAAGGCTGTTGACAGTGCTGGAAGAGAAATTCGTGGCATTGTCAGTGAGCATCTTCAGGTCAACTACTACCTATTGATGCCACAGAAATATGCACTTGGACTACTGTTTTCTAGTTTGATTCACTGCACGGTGACATTGTAGATTTTTCTTGGCGTTCTACTAGTTAGGGTTGCTAAACTGGATTTTCTACATGTAAATGTAGCTAGTTATGTGGTTCCCTAAATTCATGGTCATCTCATTTTGCTGGACTACCATGTTTTTATGAGTACCTTTTATCTTGTTTCTATTAAAAAGTTAGACGTCTTATTTGTATTCTTTC is drawn from Panicum virgatum strain AP13 chromosome 1N, P.virgatum_v5, whole genome shotgun sequence and contains these coding sequences:
- the LOC120657407 gene encoding 60S ribosomal protein L35a-1, giving the protein MVKGRTGQRVRLYVRGTILGYKRSKSNQYENTSLVQIEGVNTKEDVAWYCGKRMAYIYKAKTKSSGTHYRCIWGKVTRPHGNSGVVRAKFKSNLPPESMGRKVRVFMYPSSI
- the LOC120657406 gene encoding peptidyl-prolyl cis-trans isomerase CYP21-4-like; amino-acid sequence: MARIKPKQLLIQSKTKKAPSRISYSTIITWNLIVVLVVLSLYATYRHWHQRSAQDIEMDLHQAELAVRPDDSKMTSRPGYAVMNTGKGPITIEIYKDASADVVDRFINLCKSNHFKGMPFRHIIKNFVIQGGDFDFDGAAQEWITKAKASGKNDLSPEHEAFMIGTAKNPNNKGFDLFITTAPIPDLNDKLVVFGRVIKGEDIVQEIEEVDTDEHYQPKTPIGIMNIILKQEP
- the LOC120657408 gene encoding anaphase-promoting complex subunit 4-like isoform X1, whose translation is MAEEQMEEASTAAAAATPFQLQFDKPIPFQIKMAEWNPEKDLLAMVTDDSKVLLHRFNWQRLWTISPGKCITSICWSPDGKIIALGTEDGLVLLHDVENGKMLRTIKSHDVAIVCLNWAEDDLLSTPDKDDFLPYEDRTARFFPPAPVMPRIGGLSSGDTGLADENEEAIPQFCSASCQRFNILCSGGKDGCVCFSIFGIFPVGKININKIPIIVESSGKKNYQLQDASVSKVSLSRNLQKLVLLCYGKLIDTENLSHNCNTAGLHCLYLDTSIFFNRKNELHQVSQQASSIQDLVEVVRASISLISKQWSSAMNLFHEKFRALPNLIAAHGVESSSEDEFLSLLFGTRTSPALHQFLASSLGEAGLKRIAKAVDSAGREIRGIVSEHLQPAVEIISFRLAELRGLARWRSRFQIIGLDEKLMDGVTESIGMLVVQVERFSRVAATVLYLDGDSQHEESSHKWTDYVCFKIPDGSINEKNCIGVIKDSGNCCTALSMSSLSGFLLHMPDEYECVDLSFYKDNQIVLLLSERSHSDSPGRSWMVMLQTQNLSFTLLSGTFPTNIYSLQKLVALDLQLDTDYGKVRSIPHTVSTPLAVSASRGVACVFSSRRHALVYILDEDEDEDEDEDGVSDME
- the LOC120657408 gene encoding anaphase-promoting complex subunit 4-like isoform X2, whose translation is MLRTIKSHDVAIVCLNWAEDDLLSTPDKDDFLPYEDRTARFFPPAPVMPRIGGLSSGDTGLADENEEAIPQFCSASCQRFNILCSGGKDGCVCFSIFGIFPVGKININKIPIIVESSGKKNYQLQDASVSKVSLSRNLQKLVLLCYGKLIDTENLSHNCNTAGLHCLYLDTSIFFNRKNELHQVSQQASSIQDLVEVVRASISLISKQWSSAMNLFHEKFRALPNLIAAHGVESSSEDEFLSLLFGTRTSPALHQFLASSLGEAGLKRIAKAVDSAGREIRGIVSEHLQPAVEIISFRLAELRGLARWRSRFQIIGLDEKLMDGVTESIGMLVVQVERFSRVAATVLYLDGDSQHEESSHKWTDYVCFKIPDGSINEKNCIGVIKDSGNCCTALSMSSLSGFLLHMPDEYECVDLSFYKDNQIVLLLSERSHSDSPGRSWMVMLQTQNLSFTLLSGTFPTNIYSLQKLVALDLQLDTDYGKVRSIPHTVSTPLAVSASRGVACVFSSRRHALVYILDEDEDEDEDEDGVSDME